In one Podarcis muralis chromosome 7, rPodMur119.hap1.1, whole genome shotgun sequence genomic region, the following are encoded:
- the SLC66A1 gene encoding lysosomal amino acid transporter 1 homolog isoform X1 produces the protein MPVHLQMIGSLSMNFSDCPNGSQWVWEIFHECAQDGWDISSVVLGLLSIFCFAAASFPQYYLACKTGIMDQALSVYFLLGWLGGDSLNLIGSFLADQLPLQVYTAIYYVLADLLMMSLYLYYKVKNQNRTFSASINAAFAFLVVGTVSVTSFLGRPSSLPGDDTASFRGRMLLSSAEDHPGWEPFTQQEIIGFIIGSVSSVLYLLSRVPQIYTNFKRKSTVGISYSLFALVMLGNTLYGLSVLLKNPDRGQAEGSYVIHHLPWLIGSLGVLALDIIISFQFLAYRRKRLPSLEEREALLGAQEEPTES, from the exons ATGCCGGTTCATCTGCAAATGATCGGTTCCCTGAGCATGAATTTTTCCGATTGCCCCAATGGCTCCCAGTGGGTTTGGGAGATATTCCACGAATGTGCCCAGGATGGCTGGGACATATCCAGTGTGGTGCTGGGCTTGCTCTCCATCTTCTGCTTTGCTGCGGCGTCTTTCCC CCAATACTACCTGGCCTGTAAAACTGGGATTATGGACCAGGCGTTATCTGTCTACTTCCTGTTGGGATGGTTAGGAGGAGATTCTTTAAACCTGATTGGGTCGTTCTTGGCTGACCAGCTACCACTACAG GTATACACAGCCATCTATTACGTACTGGCAGACCTGCTTATGATGTCCCTCTACCTCTATTACAAAGTCAAGAACCAGAACCGAACCT TCTCCGCTTCAATCAATGCCGCTTTTGCGTTCCTTGTTGTGGGAACAGTGTCTGTGACCTCCTTCCTGGGCAGACCCTCCTCTCTTCCCGGAGATGACACTGCGTCCTTCAGAGGGAGGATGCTTCTCTCGTCCGCAGAAGATCATCCTGGGTGGGAG CCTTTCACCCAGCAAGAAATCATTGGTTTCATTATCGGGTCTGTTTCGTCTGTACTCTACCTGCTTTCCCGGGTCCCACAGATCTACACGAAT TTCAAGAGGAAATCGACCGTCGGCATATCTTATTCTCTCTTCGCTCTGGTGATGCTGGGGAACACTTTGTACGGACTCAGCGTCCTGCTGAAAAACCCGGATCGGGGCCAAGCTGAAGGCAGCTACGTCATCCACCACCTCCCATGGCTGATTGGCAGTTTGGGAGTCCTGGCTCTCGACATCATT ATCTCGTTTCAGTTCCTTGCCTACCGCCGGAAGAGGCTACCGTCACTTGAAGAGAGAGAGGCTCTCCTGGGTGCACAAGAGGAACCTACCGAAAGCTGA
- the SLC66A1 gene encoding lysosomal amino acid transporter 1 homolog isoform X2 produces the protein MDQALSVYFLLGWLGGDSLNLIGSFLADQLPLQVYTAIYYVLADLLMMSLYLYYKVKNQNRTFSASINAAFAFLVVGTVSVTSFLGRPSSLPGDDTASFRGRMLLSSAEDHPGWEPFTQQEIIGFIIGSVSSVLYLLSRVPQIYTNFKRKSTVGISYSLFALVMLGNTLYGLSVLLKNPDRGQAEGSYVIHHLPWLIGSLGVLALDIIISFQFLAYRRKRLPSLEEREALLGAQEEPTES, from the exons ATGGACCAGGCGTTATCTGTCTACTTCCTGTTGGGATGGTTAGGAGGAGATTCTTTAAACCTGATTGGGTCGTTCTTGGCTGACCAGCTACCACTACAG GTATACACAGCCATCTATTACGTACTGGCAGACCTGCTTATGATGTCCCTCTACCTCTATTACAAAGTCAAGAACCAGAACCGAACCT TCTCCGCTTCAATCAATGCCGCTTTTGCGTTCCTTGTTGTGGGAACAGTGTCTGTGACCTCCTTCCTGGGCAGACCCTCCTCTCTTCCCGGAGATGACACTGCGTCCTTCAGAGGGAGGATGCTTCTCTCGTCCGCAGAAGATCATCCTGGGTGGGAG CCTTTCACCCAGCAAGAAATCATTGGTTTCATTATCGGGTCTGTTTCGTCTGTACTCTACCTGCTTTCCCGGGTCCCACAGATCTACACGAAT TTCAAGAGGAAATCGACCGTCGGCATATCTTATTCTCTCTTCGCTCTGGTGATGCTGGGGAACACTTTGTACGGACTCAGCGTCCTGCTGAAAAACCCGGATCGGGGCCAAGCTGAAGGCAGCTACGTCATCCACCACCTCCCATGGCTGATTGGCAGTTTGGGAGTCCTGGCTCTCGACATCATT ATCTCGTTTCAGTTCCTTGCCTACCGCCGGAAGAGGCTACCGTCACTTGAAGAGAGAGAGGCTCTCCTGGGTGCACAAGAGGAACCTACCGAAAGCTGA